The Bordetella sp. FB-8 genome includes a window with the following:
- the urtB gene encoding urea ABC transporter permease subunit UrtB — MHHAVFLVRLRQALLSSILGTMLSLACLPACAQAQGTAPAAASGASALGAAAPQAQQPKAADLDTSLLSLLASDSSDDKIAAINKLSSLSDPRAATLLQDLADGNVYATPDNKLYISNDNGATGKDPLTGASQPMPDGSDTLVINNRVRGALDDARAIARLHAPRAADRLAAAQLLQQSGNEALLPIVDQALQKETDSSVHSALQILQARLRLSSKDPAVRAAAARTLGASGNASFRPMLQALLQKNSNGSYIESDATVRAAAAAALEHIDRYMKMIEWAGNVFYGLSLGSVLLLAALGLAITFGLMGIINMAHGELLMIGAYATYVVQTIFRHWLPGLMNWYVVAALPVAFVVTALVGMVLERTVIRWLYGRPLETLLATWGISLILMQAVRSIFGAQNVEVSNPSWMSGGFNLTDGLVITYNRLAIIVFALLVVFFVWLLLNHTRLGLFVRAITQNRSMADCVGVPTGRIDMLAFGLGSGIAGLGGVALSQLGNVGPALGQSYIVDSFMVVVLGGVGQLAGTVIAGLGLGWIDKFLEPYSGAVMAKITILVFIVLFIQKRPQGLFAPKGRSAE; from the coding sequence ATGCATCACGCGGTTTTTCTGGTACGGCTGCGCCAAGCGTTGTTGAGCTCGATACTGGGCACGATGCTGAGTCTGGCCTGCCTGCCCGCCTGCGCTCAGGCACAGGGCACAGCGCCAGCGGCGGCATCGGGCGCCAGTGCGCTGGGTGCAGCGGCGCCGCAAGCGCAGCAACCCAAGGCGGCTGACCTGGACACATCCTTGCTGTCGCTGCTCGCCAGCGACAGCAGCGACGACAAAATCGCCGCGATCAACAAGCTGAGCAGCCTGTCCGACCCGCGCGCGGCAACGCTGCTCCAGGACCTGGCCGACGGCAACGTTTACGCCACGCCTGACAATAAGCTCTACATCAGCAATGACAATGGCGCCACCGGCAAAGACCCGCTGACGGGTGCGAGTCAGCCCATGCCCGACGGCTCGGACACACTGGTCATAAACAACCGCGTGCGCGGCGCCCTGGACGACGCCCGGGCAATCGCCCGACTGCACGCGCCCAGGGCGGCAGACAGGCTGGCCGCGGCCCAATTGCTGCAGCAGTCCGGCAACGAAGCGCTGCTGCCCATCGTGGATCAGGCCCTGCAGAAGGAAACCGATTCCAGCGTACATTCGGCTCTGCAAATCCTTCAGGCCCGCCTGCGGCTCTCGTCCAAGGACCCGGCCGTGCGCGCCGCCGCCGCACGCACGCTGGGCGCAAGCGGCAATGCGTCGTTTCGCCCCATGCTGCAGGCTCTGCTCCAAAAGAATTCCAACGGCAGCTATATCGAATCCGACGCCACGGTGCGCGCCGCTGCAGCCGCCGCGCTCGAACATATCGACCGGTACATGAAGATGATCGAATGGGCCGGCAACGTTTTCTACGGACTGAGCCTGGGCAGCGTGCTGCTCCTGGCGGCCCTGGGTCTGGCCATCACCTTCGGCTTGATGGGTATCATCAATATGGCGCACGGCGAACTGCTCATGATCGGCGCCTATGCCACCTATGTCGTGCAAACCATTTTCCGACATTGGCTGCCAGGCTTGATGAACTGGTATGTGGTGGCCGCCCTGCCCGTGGCCTTCGTCGTCACGGCCTTGGTGGGCATGGTGCTGGAGCGCACCGTGATCCGCTGGCTGTATGGCCGGCCTCTGGAAACCCTGCTGGCTACCTGGGGTATCAGCCTAATCCTGATGCAAGCCGTGCGCTCGATCTTCGGCGCACAGAACGTCGAAGTCTCCAACCCGAGCTGGATGTCCGGCGGCTTTAACCTGACGGACGGGCTGGTCATCACCTACAACCGCCTGGCCATCATCGTCTTCGCGCTGCTGGTGGTGTTTTTCGTGTGGCTGCTGCTCAATCACACGCGGCTGGGCCTGTTTGTTCGGGCCATCACGCAAAATCGCAGCATGGCCGACTGCGTGGGCGTACCCACGGGTCGCATCGACATGCTCGCTTTCGGTCTGGGTTCGGGCATCGCCGGCCTGGGGGGTGTGGCGCTGTCGCAATTGGGCAATGTAGGGCCGGCCCTGGGCCAGAGCTACATCGTCGACTCCTTCATGGTGGTGGTCCTGGGCGGCGTGGGCCAGTTGGCCGGCACCGTGATCGCCGGCCTGGGCCTGGGCTGGATCGACAAGTTCCTCGAACCGTACTCCGGCGCGGTCATGGCCAAAATCACCATCCTCGTTTTCATCGTGCTATTCATACAAAAGCGCCCGCAGGGCCTGTTTGCCCCCAAAGGCCGGAGTGCCGAATGA
- a CDS encoding ATP-binding cassette domain-containing protein, which yields MMKNRNVLWVFLIVLAVLPLMSATPEFWITELNYIGLAALVATGLMLLTGVAGLTSFGQAAFVGLGAYATAYLTTKYAVSPWLGLAAGLMLTGVVAWLLGLITLRLSGHYLPLGTIAWCLSLYYLFGNMEALGQHDGISGIVPISFFGVSLMQGRHIYFLIWTCVLLGAWASSNLLDSRPGRAIRAIKNGAYMAESMGVDTGSYKIVVFVWAALLASVSGWLYAHMERTVSPSPFSLPVGIEYLFMVVVGGSGSVWGAILGAALILFIKDQLQNLLPLLLHSQSNFELIGFGILMILMLQYASGGVWPIVTAWWARLGGAGASGRAGRGTGLAAPAQAPALPRRERPQAGQTVLQVEGLRKEFGGLVAVNDISFGMRAGEIMGLIGPNGAGKSTTFNLVSGVIRATRGEVRFLGETLSGLPARSIAARGVGRTFQHVQLLSTMTVLENVALGAHLRNHVGVLAGALRTDRAQEAQLLHEAALQLQRVGLGDYLYEQAGNLALGQQRILEIARALACDPVLLLLDEPAAGLRYKEKQELAQVLEQLRDEGLSILLVEHDMEFVMRLTNHLVVMDFGTKLAEGPPAEIRENPVVLQAYLGGIDDDLPESLRGAEAQA from the coding sequence ATGATGAAAAACCGTAACGTCCTATGGGTGTTTCTGATCGTGCTGGCCGTGCTGCCGCTCATGTCGGCCACGCCCGAATTCTGGATCACCGAACTGAACTACATAGGCCTGGCAGCCTTGGTAGCCACCGGCCTGATGCTGCTGACCGGTGTTGCCGGGCTGACCTCGTTCGGGCAGGCGGCCTTCGTCGGGTTGGGCGCCTACGCCACGGCCTACCTCACCACCAAGTACGCCGTTTCGCCTTGGCTGGGCCTGGCAGCCGGTCTGATGCTGACCGGTGTGGTGGCCTGGCTTCTGGGCCTGATCACCCTGCGCCTGTCGGGCCACTATCTGCCGTTGGGCACTATCGCCTGGTGTCTGTCGCTGTATTACCTGTTCGGCAATATGGAGGCGCTGGGCCAGCACGATGGCATTTCCGGCATCGTGCCCATCTCGTTCTTCGGTGTTTCCCTCATGCAGGGGCGCCACATCTATTTCCTGATCTGGACCTGCGTGCTGCTGGGTGCCTGGGCCAGCAGCAACCTGCTTGATTCGCGCCCCGGGCGCGCCATCCGCGCCATCAAGAACGGCGCCTACATGGCCGAGTCCATGGGCGTGGACACCGGCTCGTACAAGATCGTCGTCTTCGTCTGGGCCGCGCTCCTGGCCAGCGTGTCGGGCTGGCTTTACGCGCACATGGAGCGCACCGTCAGTCCCAGCCCGTTCAGCCTGCCCGTGGGCATCGAATACCTGTTTATGGTGGTGGTGGGGGGGTCGGGCAGCGTATGGGGCGCCATCCTGGGCGCGGCGCTGATCCTGTTCATCAAGGACCAGCTGCAGAACCTGCTGCCGCTATTGCTGCATTCTCAATCGAATTTCGAACTCATCGGCTTTGGCATCCTGATGATTCTGATGCTGCAGTACGCCAGCGGCGGCGTGTGGCCTATTGTGACCGCCTGGTGGGCGCGATTGGGGGGAGCGGGAGCTTCGGGCCGCGCAGGTCGAGGCACCGGCCTTGCCGCGCCCGCGCAGGCGCCGGCCTTGCCGCGCCGCGAGCGGCCCCAGGCAGGGCAGACCGTGCTTCAGGTCGAGGGCCTGCGTAAAGAATTCGGCGGCCTGGTGGCGGTTAACGACATTTCCTTCGGCATGCGCGCCGGCGAGATCATGGGCCTGATCGGTCCGAACGGCGCGGGCAAGAGCACCACGTTCAACCTGGTCAGCGGCGTGATACGGGCCACGCGCGGCGAGGTGCGCTTCCTGGGCGAGACCCTCAGCGGCCTGCCGGCGCGCAGCATCGCCGCCCGTGGCGTGGGCCGCACCTTCCAGCACGTGCAACTGCTGTCCACCATGACCGTGCTCGAGAACGTGGCCCTGGGCGCGCATCTGCGCAATCATGTTGGCGTGCTCGCGGGTGCCTTGCGCACCGATCGCGCACAAGAGGCGCAATTGCTGCACGAAGCCGCGCTGCAACTGCAACGTGTGGGCTTGGGCGATTATCTGTACGAACAGGCCGGCAACCTGGCCCTGGGCCAGCAGCGCATCCTGGAAATCGCGCGGGCGTTGGCTTGCGACCCAGTCCTGCTATTGCTCGACGAGCCGGCGGCGGGCCTGCGCTACAAAGAGAAGCAGGAACTGGCCCAGGTGCTCGAGCAATTGCGCGACGAAGGCCTGAGCATCCTGCTGGTGGAGCACGATATGGAGTTCGTGATGCGCCTGACCAATCATCTGGTCGTGATGGACTTCGGCACCAAGCTGGCCGAAGGCCCGCCGGCCGAGATCCGCGAGAACCCCGTGGTGCTGCAAGCCTATCTGGGCGGTATCGACGACGACCTGCCCGAATCGCTGCGTGGCGCGGAGGCACAGGCATGA
- the urtA gene encoding urea ABC transporter substrate-binding protein, protein MDRRQVLKQMSAAGLMAATSWVPRAFAASGDTIKVGVLHSLSGTMAISETALKNLALMSFDEINAAGGVMGKKIEPVVVDPASDWPTYATKARELISQDKVAVIFGCWTSVSRKSVLPVLKELNGLLFYPVQYEGEELEHNVFYTGAAPNQQAIPAVEYLMSKDGGAAKRWVLLGTDYVYPRTTNKILRAFLHSKGVKDADIYEEYTPFGFSDYQTIVAKIKEFATGGKTAVVSTINGDSNVPFYKELGNSGIKATDIPVVAFSVGEEELRGVDTKPLVGQLAAWNYFESLKNPTNAEFVKKWKAYAKAQNLPNWQTAVTNDPMEATYIGIHMWKQAVEQVKTTDVDKVIAAMGGQRFKAPDGYTVEMDKTNHHLHKPVFIGEVQADGQFQIVWKSKGLIRAEPWSPYIPMPSNAKT, encoded by the coding sequence ATGGATCGCAGACAAGTCCTCAAACAAATGAGCGCCGCGGGTCTCATGGCCGCCACCAGCTGGGTGCCCCGCGCCTTCGCCGCAAGCGGCGACACGATCAAGGTCGGCGTGCTGCATTCGCTGTCAGGAACCATGGCCATCTCCGAGACGGCCCTGAAAAACCTGGCTCTGATGTCCTTCGACGAGATCAACGCAGCCGGCGGCGTGATGGGCAAGAAGATCGAGCCGGTGGTCGTCGACCCGGCTTCGGACTGGCCCACCTACGCCACCAAGGCCCGCGAACTGATCAGCCAGGACAAGGTCGCTGTCATATTCGGCTGCTGGACCTCGGTGTCGCGCAAGTCGGTTTTGCCCGTCCTCAAGGAGCTGAACGGTCTGCTCTTCTACCCGGTGCAGTACGAGGGCGAAGAACTCGAGCACAATGTGTTCTACACCGGCGCGGCCCCCAACCAGCAGGCCATCCCCGCCGTGGAATATCTGATGTCCAAGGACGGCGGTGCAGCCAAGCGCTGGGTGCTGCTGGGTACCGACTACGTGTACCCGCGCACCACCAACAAGATTCTGCGCGCCTTCCTGCACAGCAAGGGCGTCAAGGACGCCGACATCTACGAGGAATACACCCCCTTCGGCTTCTCCGACTACCAGACCATCGTCGCCAAGATCAAGGAATTCGCCACCGGCGGCAAAACAGCTGTGGTCTCGACCATCAACGGTGATTCGAACGTGCCTTTCTACAAGGAACTGGGCAACTCCGGCATCAAGGCGACCGACATTCCCGTCGTGGCCTTCTCGGTGGGCGAGGAAGAACTGCGTGGCGTGGACACCAAGCCGCTAGTCGGCCAGTTGGCTGCTTGGAACTACTTCGAATCACTCAAGAACCCGACCAACGCCGAGTTCGTGAAGAAGTGGAAAGCCTATGCCAAGGCCCAGAACCTGCCCAACTGGCAGACCGCCGTCACCAACGACCCGATGGAAGCCACCTACATCGGCATCCACATGTGGAAGCAGGCCGTCGAGCAGGTCAAGACCACCGATGTCGACAAGGTGATCGCGGCCATGGGCGGCCAGCGATTCAAGGCGCCGGACGGCTACACCGTCGAAATGGACAAGACCAACCATCACCTGCACAAGCCCGTGTTCATCGGCGAAGTGCAGGCCGACGGCCAGTTCCAGATCGTGTGGAAGAGCAAGGGCCTGATCCGCGCCGAACCGTGGAGCCCCTACATCCCCATGCCGAGCAACGCAAAAACCTAA
- a CDS encoding ABC transporter substrate-binding protein: protein MTKRTGVCAASGLKKIVAVLALALPLAAAAQVKIGLTLSETGPAASLGIPERNAATLLPTEADGQKIQWIVLDDGTDTTAAVRNARKLATDDNVDVLVGSSVTPSSLAMVDVAAELKVPLISVAASASIVSPMDAKRHWVFKTPQNDDLMAGALADAMVKAKTKTLGFIGFNDAYGDSWLKVMTKAAAAKGIKIVDTEKYSRTDTSVTGQVLKLVAAHPDAVLIAGAGTPVALPQRELKSRGYAGQIYQTHGAANNDVLRVCGKDCNGMLLPAGPLLVAAQLPDSNPVKKSAMVFVNAYEAKYGAGSLSTFGGHVWDAGQLILNALPKALKTGAKPGTPAFRSAMRDAIEETKDLAASQGVFTMTPTDHAGLDDRARVMVKVVDGKWVYQPDL, encoded by the coding sequence ATGACTAAGCGTACCGGCGTATGCGCCGCCTCGGGCTTGAAAAAAATCGTTGCCGTTCTGGCATTGGCCCTGCCCCTGGCGGCCGCCGCCCAGGTCAAGATCGGCCTGACCCTGTCCGAGACCGGTCCGGCCGCCTCGCTGGGTATCCCCGAACGCAACGCCGCGACCCTGTTGCCCACGGAGGCGGACGGCCAGAAAATTCAATGGATCGTGCTCGATGACGGCACCGACACTACCGCGGCGGTGCGCAACGCGCGCAAGCTGGCCACCGACGACAACGTCGATGTGCTGGTCGGATCTTCGGTCACGCCCAGCTCGCTGGCCATGGTCGATGTGGCCGCCGAACTCAAGGTGCCGCTGATCAGCGTGGCCGCCAGCGCCTCCATCGTCTCGCCCATGGACGCCAAGCGGCACTGGGTTTTCAAGACGCCGCAGAACGACGATCTGATGGCCGGCGCGCTGGCCGACGCCATGGTCAAGGCCAAGACCAAGACCCTGGGCTTCATCGGCTTTAACGATGCCTACGGCGATAGCTGGCTGAAGGTGATGACCAAGGCTGCCGCGGCCAAGGGCATCAAGATCGTCGATACCGAGAAGTACAGCCGCACCGATACCAGCGTCACCGGTCAGGTGCTCAAGCTGGTGGCGGCCCATCCCGACGCTGTCCTGATCGCCGGCGCCGGCACGCCGGTGGCGCTGCCGCAGCGCGAGCTCAAGTCCCGCGGCTACGCCGGCCAGATCTACCAGACCCACGGTGCGGCCAACAACGACGTGCTGCGCGTCTGCGGCAAGGACTGTAACGGCATGCTGCTGCCGGCCGGCCCGCTGCTGGTTGCCGCCCAGTTGCCCGACAGCAATCCGGTCAAGAAGTCGGCCATGGTGTTCGTCAATGCCTATGAGGCGAAATACGGCGCGGGTTCGCTCAGCACCTTCGGCGGCCACGTCTGGGATGCCGGTCAGCTCATCCTCAATGCGCTGCCCAAGGCGCTGAAGACGGGCGCCAAGCCGGGCACGCCGGCCTTCCGCTCGGCCATGCGTGACGCCATCGAAGAAACCAAGGACCTGGCCGCTTCGCAGGGCGTGTTCACCATGACCCCCACCGACCATGCCGGCCTGGACGATCGCGCGCGCGTCATGGTCAAGGTCGTGGACGGCAAGTGGGTATACCAGCCCGATCTGTAA
- a CDS encoding septation protein A: MKKFLFDLLPLILFFVVYRYADIYAATATAVVLSIAQIIWLKATRRAIETTHWINLAVIVLFGGATLLLHDDAFIKWKPTVLYWIFGAVLIGGRMTGRNPMRKLMGQQIVLPETAWNKLNFSWALFFLAAGFINLYVAFSGRFTEAQWVSFKVFGLMGLLLVFVIGQSIWLSRHMQRDQVDSSADRGPGNTP, translated from the coding sequence ATGAAGAAGTTCCTGTTCGACCTCTTACCGCTGATCCTCTTCTTTGTCGTCTACCGGTACGCCGACATCTATGCGGCCACGGCTACGGCGGTGGTTCTTTCGATCGCGCAGATCATCTGGCTCAAGGCCACCCGCAGAGCCATCGAGACCACGCACTGGATCAACCTCGCGGTCATCGTGCTGTTCGGCGGCGCGACGCTGCTGCTGCACGATGACGCCTTCATCAAATGGAAGCCGACGGTGCTGTACTGGATCTTCGGCGCCGTGCTGATCGGCGGCCGGATGACGGGCCGCAATCCCATGCGCAAGCTGATGGGCCAGCAGATCGTCCTGCCCGAAACCGCCTGGAACAAACTGAACTTCAGCTGGGCGCTGTTTTTCCTGGCGGCCGGCTTCATCAACCTGTATGTCGCATTCTCGGGCCGCTTCACCGAAGCGCAGTGGGTCAGCTTCAAGGTTTTCGGCCTGATGGGGCTTTTGCTGGTATTTGTGATCGGCCAGTCCATCTGGCTGAGCCGCCACATGCAGCGGGACCAAGTCGACTCTTCCGCGGACCGCGGCCCGGGTAACACCCCATGA
- a CDS encoding peptidylprolyl isomerase — protein MKRIIMLAAACALALPAFAFAQNVATVNGKPITQKNVDEFVKLLVNQGATDSPQLRDQVKEELINRQIFVQAAEKDGVAKQASVQTEIELARQGILVRALMNDYLAKHPVTDAQVQAQYDKLKQQQAGKLEYDVSHILVKDEKTADDLLAQIKADPKKFADLAKKNSQDPGSAGNGGDLGWAPATNYVPAFAEAVTKLKKGEMVDKPVQTQYGWHIIKVNNTRPVQFPALDQVKPQIEEMLHQQLLADYQKKLHDAAKIK, from the coding sequence ATGAAACGCATCATCATGCTGGCCGCCGCCTGCGCGCTCGCCCTGCCCGCCTTTGCCTTTGCGCAGAATGTGGCCACCGTCAACGGCAAGCCCATCACGCAAAAGAACGTGGACGAATTCGTCAAGCTGCTGGTCAACCAGGGCGCTACCGACTCGCCCCAACTGCGCGATCAGGTCAAGGAAGAACTGATCAATCGCCAGATTTTCGTGCAGGCCGCCGAGAAAGACGGCGTGGCCAAGCAAGCTTCGGTCCAAACCGAAATCGAGCTGGCTCGCCAGGGCATCCTGGTGCGCGCCCTCATGAACGACTACCTGGCCAAGCACCCTGTCACCGACGCCCAGGTCCAAGCCCAGTACGACAAGCTCAAACAACAGCAGGCCGGCAAGCTGGAATACGACGTCAGCCACATTCTGGTCAAGGACGAAAAGACCGCCGACGACCTGCTGGCCCAGATCAAGGCCGATCCCAAAAAGTTCGCCGACCTGGCCAAGAAGAACTCGCAAGACCCCGGCAGTGCTGGCAATGGCGGCGACTTGGGCTGGGCTCCCGCTACCAACTATGTGCCGGCCTTTGCCGAAGCGGTGACCAAGCTGAAGAAGGGCGAGATGGTCGACAAGCCGGTGCAGACGCAATATGGCTGGCACATCATCAAGGTCAACAACACCCGTCCGGTCCAGTTCCCTGCGCTTGACCAGGTCAAGCCTCAGATCGAGGAAATGCTGCATCAGCAACTGCTGGCCGACTACCAGAAGAAGTTGCACGACGCGGCGAAGATCAAGTAA
- the msrB gene encoding peptide-methionine (R)-S-oxide reductase MsrB, producing the protein MDKIRKTEDAWRAQLTPQEFAVTREKATERAFTGRYWDTFTPGIYRCVACGTALFASDTKFDAGCGWPSYFEALAPDLVREEQDTTLGMVRTEVLCNVCDSHLGHVFPDGPPPTGLRYCINSLALSFEPEAK; encoded by the coding sequence ATGGACAAGATACGCAAGACCGAAGACGCGTGGCGCGCCCAGCTGACACCGCAGGAATTTGCCGTCACCCGCGAAAAGGCCACCGAACGCGCCTTCACCGGTCGCTACTGGGATACCTTCACGCCCGGCATCTACCGCTGCGTGGCCTGCGGCACGGCGCTGTTCGCCTCGGACACCAAATTCGACGCCGGCTGCGGCTGGCCCAGCTACTTCGAGGCCCTGGCCCCGGACCTGGTGCGCGAAGAACAGGACACGACCCTGGGCATGGTCCGCACCGAAGTGCTGTGCAATGTCTGCGACTCGCACCTGGGTCACGTCTTTCCCGACGGCCCCCCGCCCACGGGGCTGCGCTATTGCATCAATTCGCTGGCGCTGAGTTTCGAACCCGAGGCCAAATGA
- a CDS encoding ABC transporter ATP-binding protein, translating into MSQSPLLEVQDLSARYGKVGALTGASLSVTAGSIVTVIGANGAGKSTLLNAVMGSLPQTGHASGTVRYDGGEVRGWKVERRVAAGMSLVPEKRELFGTMSVQDNLLLGGFRRYRARERNWRATLDEVYDLFPRLRERREQEAGTLSGGERQMLAVGRALMAKPRLLMLDEPSLGLAPRIVREIFHIIARLRETGVAILLVEQNARAALQVADYGYVLETGEIALHGPARDLAGNPRVIESYLGFGKAA; encoded by the coding sequence ATGAGCCAATCTCCCCTACTCGAAGTGCAGGACCTGTCGGCACGCTATGGCAAGGTCGGTGCCTTGACCGGCGCCTCGTTGTCGGTGACGGCGGGCAGCATTGTCACCGTCATCGGCGCCAACGGCGCGGGCAAGTCCACGCTGCTCAATGCGGTGATGGGCTCGCTGCCGCAGACCGGTCATGCCAGCGGCACGGTGCGCTACGACGGCGGTGAGGTGCGCGGCTGGAAGGTCGAGCGCCGTGTCGCGGCCGGCATGTCGCTGGTGCCGGAAAAGCGCGAGCTGTTCGGCACTATGTCGGTGCAAGACAATCTGCTCCTGGGCGGCTTTCGCCGCTACCGGGCGCGCGAACGCAATTGGCGCGCTACGCTGGATGAGGTCTACGACCTGTTCCCGCGCCTGCGCGAGCGCCGCGAGCAGGAAGCCGGTACGCTGTCCGGCGGCGAACGGCAGATGCTGGCGGTGGGGCGCGCCCTCATGGCCAAGCCGCGCCTGCTGATGCTGGACGAGCCCAGCCTGGGCCTGGCGCCGCGCATCGTGCGCGAGATCTTCCACATTATCGCGCGCCTGCGCGAGACGGGCGTGGCGATTCTCCTGGTCGAGCAAAATGCCCGGGCGGCCTTGCAGGTGGCCGACTACGGCTATGTGCTGGAAACCGGCGAGATCGCGCTGCACGGCCCGGCCCGCGATCTGGCGGGCAATCCGCGGGTGATCGAAAGCTACCTGGGGTTTGGGAAGGCAGCCTGA
- a CDS encoding branched-chain amino acid ABC transporter permease, which produces MDFSIALILLQDGVVNGAVYALLGMALVLVFAVTRVIFIPQGEFVTFGALTLAMLTGGRVPGTAYLLPILGLVVLVLELVRALRSGSWSAMPGVLASCVALPLLLLWLVRAYAGPHTSVWVDMLLTLLLVVPMGPMIYRIVFSPLAEASVLVLLIVSVAVHFALVGMGLIVFGAEGWRTSSFIEGRINLGFGTWSAQSLFVVVVCALLIVALWLFFGKTLYGRALRATAVNRRGARLMGISTAMSGGLTFTLAAAIGAVSGILIVPITTIYYDTGFLIGLKGFVGAIIGGLISYPIAAAGSLLVGILESFSSFWASSYKEVIVFTLIIPVLVWRSLSHRQTDDEE; this is translated from the coding sequence GTGGACTTCTCCATTGCACTGATCCTGTTGCAGGACGGCGTGGTCAATGGCGCCGTCTATGCCCTGTTGGGCATGGCCCTGGTGCTGGTGTTCGCCGTCACGCGCGTCATCTTCATCCCTCAGGGCGAATTCGTGACCTTCGGTGCCCTGACGCTGGCCATGCTGACCGGAGGCCGGGTGCCGGGAACGGCATATCTGCTGCCCATATTGGGGTTGGTGGTGCTGGTGCTGGAGCTGGTGCGTGCCCTGCGCAGCGGCTCGTGGTCGGCGATGCCGGGCGTTCTGGCCAGCTGCGTGGCGCTGCCCCTGCTGCTGCTTTGGCTGGTGCGCGCCTATGCCGGCCCCCATACGTCGGTGTGGGTCGACATGCTGCTGACCCTGCTGCTGGTGGTGCCCATGGGACCCATGATCTATCGCATTGTTTTCAGCCCGTTGGCCGAGGCGTCGGTGCTGGTGCTGCTGATCGTGTCGGTTGCCGTGCACTTCGCCCTGGTCGGCATGGGCCTGATCGTCTTCGGCGCCGAAGGCTGGCGCACTTCGTCCTTCATCGAGGGGCGGATCAACCTGGGTTTCGGGACCTGGTCGGCCCAGAGCCTGTTCGTGGTGGTCGTCTGCGCGCTGCTCATCGTGGCGCTGTGGCTCTTCTTTGGCAAGACGCTATATGGCCGCGCTCTGCGCGCCACCGCGGTCAATCGCCGCGGGGCCAGGCTGATGGGCATCAGCACCGCCATGTCGGGCGGACTCACCTTTACCCTGGCCGCGGCCATCGGCGCGGTATCGGGCATCCTGATCGTACCCATCACCACAATCTACTATGACACGGGCTTTCTCATCGGTCTGAAGGGTTTCGTGGGCGCCATCATTGGCGGACTGATCAGCTACCCGATCGCGGCAGCGGGCTCATTGCTGGTGGGCATCCTGGAATCGTTCTCCTCGTTCTGGGCCAGTTCCTACAAAGAGGTCATCGTGTTCACGCTGATCATTCCGGTGCTGGTCTGGCGTTCGCTCAGCCACCGCCAGACGGACGACGAGGAGTGA
- a CDS encoding BolA family transcriptional regulator codes for MTGDRLALIRERLASLAPVSLAVEDESHLHAGHAGAQGGAGHYRVRIVASCFKGLSPVARHRLVYDRLSDLMPHAIHALAIEAQPPAGTTSETSPAR; via the coding sequence ATGACCGGCGATCGCCTCGCGCTGATCCGAGAGCGGCTGGCCAGCCTCGCGCCGGTCAGCCTCGCCGTCGAAGACGAGTCGCATCTGCATGCCGGGCACGCCGGCGCTCAGGGCGGCGCTGGACACTATCGGGTACGCATCGTAGCCAGCTGTTTCAAGGGTCTTTCCCCCGTCGCGCGCCATAGGCTGGTGTATGATCGCCTGAGCGATCTCATGCCCCATGCCATCCATGCGCTGGCCATCGAGGCACAGCCGCCCGCAGGGACGACATCCGAAACATCCCCGGCCCGTTAG